Sequence from the Syntrophorhabdus sp. genome:
AGCGATGTCAGGGCGCACCGCAGATACAGTGGCCCCATGTCGGACGCTGTTCTGTGGGCATTGAACTGAATGAGGTCTTGAAGATGGGTGTGGTCGGCAAAAAAATCGAGGTCTTTGAGTCCCCTGTTACGCTCCTCCACGGAAACATGGAGATCGCCTTTCGGTTTCCGCACTGCGCTTTGTTCCATCAACACCCCCCCGGACGTGGATTTCCCGTGATAAAATGCATTCAAGCATAACGCGTCAACTGCCGGTCAAAAAACTTATATAATGCCGAAGGCGGGATTTGAACCCGCACGAGTCTCCCCGCCACCCCCTCAAGATGGTGTGTCTGCCACTTCCACCACTTCGGCATTTCTTGTCATTTCGTCCCTTGCGCCGGAGCGTTCTGTTGCTGGCTCTGCGCCGGCACGTTTCTTATGCTGCTTCCCTTATGACTATAAGTATACGCAAGCACAAGACTTGTCAACATAAAAACAACCGCTGCTATCGTTGTCAGTTTCGTCATGAAACCTGAAGACCCGGAGCTGCCGAAAAGGGTCTGGCTTGATCCGCCGCCGAAGGCAGCCCCCATGTCCGATCCCCTTCCTGTCTGCAAAAGTACGATGAGGATCAGGGCGATCGCTATTATCACGTGTATGATGGCAACTACTATTGTCATTGATCGTTCTCCAAAGCGCGGCTTATTATACCAAGAAAACTTCCAGATTTCAAGGATGCACCGCCGACAAGTGCACCATTTATGTTTTTCATGGCGATCAATTCCCCGAAATTCTCCGCCGTGACGGAACCGCCATAGAGTATCCGCACGTTCAAACAAGCGTCTTTGTAAAGATCTCGCAGGATATTACGAATAAATCCATGGACTTCCTCCGCCTGGCCCGGCGTCGCGTTCTTTCCGGTGCCTATCGCCCACACGGGTTCATAGGCGATGGTGACGTCTGCCATGTCGGTTATCCCCGCCAGGGCCTTCTTCACCTGGATCCCCACAACGAACTCGGTGATGCCCGCCTCGCGTTCTTCATCGGTCTCGCCGACGCAGACAATGGGCTTCAATCCCACTGCCAGGCATTTCTTCGCCTTGAGGTTCACGCCTTCGTCGGTCTCATGGAAATATTTCCTCCGTTCCGAGTGACCGATAATGGCGTACGTGCAGCCGGCGTCCTTGAGCATCGCCGGCGATATCTCGCCCGTATAGGCCCCTTTGTCCTCGAAGAATATGTTCTGGGAAGCGAGGGCGATGCCGCTGCCGCTTATGACATCATGCACGCTCTTCAAGACCGTGAAGGACGGAGCAAGGACAACCTCGCCGCGCCCCGCGATATCGGGCAGGCCGGCGACGATCTCCTTCGCGAGCGCCACCGCCTCTCCCGTCGTATTGTTCATCTTCCAATTCCCTGCCACCATCCATGCTGCCATCTTAACCTCCGCAGGATTCAAGGGCCTCTACGGCCGGCATCGTCTTGCCTTCGAGAAGTTCGAGGAACGCCCCGCCGCCGGTGGATATGTATGATATCCTGTCGCTGACACCCGCCTTATGGACAGCCGAATCGGTATCGCCGCCGCCGATGATCGACAGGGCGCCTGAGTCGGCGACGTCCTTTGCCAGGCCAAAGGTCCCCTTGCTGAACGCATCGAGTTCGAACATGCCCATGGGACCATTCCAGACGATCGTCTTCGCCTCTTTCACGGCGTTCCCGAAGATCTTCGCCGTCTCCGGCCCGATATCGAGGCCGAGGGCATCCTGTGGTATCTTTTCGACGGCAACGATGTTTGTCGCGGCACCCGC
This genomic interval carries:
- the secG gene encoding preprotein translocase subunit SecG, with translation MTIVVAIIHVIIAIALILIVLLQTGRGSDMGAAFGGGSSQTLFGSSGSSGFMTKLTTIAAVVFMLTSLVLAYTYSHKGSSIRNVPAQSQQQNAPAQGTK
- a CDS encoding triose-phosphate isomerase, with product MAAWMVAGNWKMNNTTGEAVALAKEIVAGLPDIAGRGEVVLAPSFTVLKSVHDVISGSGIALASQNIFFEDKGAYTGEISPAMLKDAGCTYAIIGHSERRKYFHETDEGVNLKAKKCLAVGLKPIVCVGETDEEREAGITEFVVGIQVKKALAGITDMADVTIAYEPVWAIGTGKNATPGQAEEVHGFIRNILRDLYKDACLNVRILYGGSVTAENFGELIAMKNINGALVGGASLKSGSFLGIISRALENDQ